From Deltaproteobacteria bacterium:
CACAATATGGCCGGAGTTTTTGCTCAGCAGGGGGATGTACCCCGCTCAATGAAGCTTTTGGAAGAGTCCCTTATATTAAAGGAGCAGATTGGAGACGTCCAAGGCAAAGCGGCGATCCAAGCAAACATGGCCTTGGTAATAGCGAAGCAGGGCGACTTAACCTTCGCAATGAAACTTTGGGAAGAATCATTGAAAATTGCTGATCAGATCGGCAATGTTAATGGAAAGGCAGCGGCCCTTTCCAATATAGCTGGACTCATTGCCCGACAGGGCGACGTTTCCCTCGCAATTAAACTTTGGGAGGATTCCTTTAAGTTATTTGATAAGATGGGTGATGTTTCCGGCAAGGCTGCAACCCTTCACAATATGGCACAAGTAATTGCACTCCAAGGAGATGTTGTCCATGCAATGAAGCTTTGGGAGGATTCTTTTAAGCTAAGGGAGCAGGTAGGCGACATTCATGGCAAGGCCGCTTCACTTCACGAACGGGCGAAATTCATTGCTCAGCAGGGCGATATCCCCCGTGCCATGAAACTATGGGAAGAGTCGCTAAAGCTATTTGACCAGATCGGCGATGTTTCCGGCAAGGCTACAACCTTAGCAAATATGGCAGGAGTGATAGTGGAGCAGGGTGATGTTTCCCGCGCAATGAAGCTTTGGGAGGAGTCGCTTGAGATAAACAATCGTCTTGGAGATGTTCGGGGCAAGGCAGCTACGCTTCACAATATGGCAGGGGCAATAATGAAACAGGGTGATGTTTCCCGTGCAATGAAGCTTTGGGGGGAGTCACTTGAGATAAACAATCGTCTTGGAGATGTTGAGGGCAAAGCGGCTACCCTTAATGATATGGCGGGAGTGATTTTTCAAAAGGGAGATATTTCCCGCGCAGTTGAGTATTGGGAGGAAGCCCTAAAGCTGCATGAGCAGATCGGTGATTTTTCCGGCAAGGCTGCAACCCTTCACAATATGGCCTGGGTCCAGGAGCGGCAAGGGAATCCTGCAAAGGCACGGGAACTATACCTGCAAGCAGCTGGGCTTTTGGGAAAGTCCAAGGCTTTTATGGCTATGGCCAAAGTTTTAGGGAATCTCGGTTCGATGGAAGGCGAGGATGCCCTCAAGTTCCTTGCTCAAGCACTGTGGCTGAACCTGCGGATTCCGCTTCCCCTTGAGGATGCGATAAACCTTGCCAGGGTCTTGGTAAAAAAAATCGGCCCTGCCTCCGAAACCGCGCTTTTAACGGCTGCTGCAGCCGTTTATTTAGTTAAAACCCGTGGAAATATGAATCCAAAGCTAAAGCGGCTTCATGAAGAAGCCTCTGATCTCTTGGGCCGTTGCGCCCAGGCTCGCGGCATAACTGCTGAAAAATACGTGGGCTGGGCAAGGGAAGCAAAAATTGATGATTCTTCATATATTATACCCGCGTTGAATGAAAAGCTTGAGGAGATAATAAAAGACTCCTGGCTTTTCGACCCTGCCGATGTTCCACCGCTTTGATTCGTTGATAGGAGATAAGGCCAAAGCGTCACCCGTTGCGATCCTCGCCTGACGCACTACGGCAGTCTGATCCCGGACTTTTTTTATCCAGTCAAGCTCCATCGTAAGCCTGCCGATCTCGCTGAAGAGCCGTTCCGGCTCCCGATGGGCCACCGCAGGCTTGGGGCCCGCCTGCCTTCAAAAAGAGTCCTGGCGTGTTCCTGAATCTCCTTTTTCCACAGACCG
This genomic window contains:
- a CDS encoding tetratricopeptide repeat protein, encoding MSTERGTPVFLGKEGEEQYSLLRDALEVGEGFELFFVCSSSPNVLKEIDNRLKYSDIPGNTHLDFFYENPADLSRLLEKLLQVQSPAEGRHIIAVRSEGREDELRAGWTNALILLNEQRNRLIRACPSAILLMGPPLVFLLAQSVAPDLWSVRSSKFVFPAIAGDQTPFLFQNIRSSGGSDILPHELKDGEYYDGLASALEASGNKAERMSRARLLRSAADAWAMRGRPRDAFAALDKALAIHELHDNPEGKAGILNDQACILATIGEIDRANDLWNQALLLAEKAGDDKLKAETLNNMAGVIARQGDVTRAMELWEEALRINEQLGEVRGKSATLHNMAGVFAQQGDVPRSMKLLEESLILKEQIGDVQGKAAIQANMALVIAKQGDLTFAMKLWEESLKIADQIGNVNGKAAALSNIAGLIARQGDVSLAIKLWEDSFKLFDKMGDVSGKAATLHNMAQVIALQGDVVHAMKLWEDSFKLREQVGDIHGKAASLHERAKFIAQQGDIPRAMKLWEESLKLFDQIGDVSGKATTLANMAGVIVEQGDVSRAMKLWEESLEINNRLGDVRGKAATLHNMAGAIMKQGDVSRAMKLWGESLEINNRLGDVEGKAATLNDMAGVIFQKGDISRAVEYWEEALKLHEQIGDFSGKAATLHNMAWVQERQGNPAKARELYLQAAGLLGKSKAFMAMAKVLGNLGSMEGEDALKFLAQALWLNLRIPLPLEDAINLARVLVKKIGPASETALLTAAAAVYLVKTRGNMNPKLKRLHEEASDLLGRCAQARGITAEKYVGWAREAKIDDSSYIIPALNEKLEEIIKDSWLFDPADVPPL